CTCTGCACAGCGCTGATTTTTGGTTGCACGAATCCCTCGCCGGGTGGCGACAAAAAATAAAGGGGTTTCGTTTTAGTAAGCACCCTACCTGGGCACTTAGTGAAACGGGCGGCTGCCACCGCCAGTTAGCTTCTCCACAATTGGGAGCGCGCTCTCCTGAGATTGATTTAACGACCGAGGCCTCTCAAGGAACCGGCTGAACGCGCTTTCAGTTGTGTAAAAGGGGCGGTCGACATTAAGGACATTCACAACTGCCGACCGCCAAGACTACACACAGCATCTGGTACAGCTACTACGGGTTACCACGCTGGCTACGTGATTTGGTTGTGGTGGCCGGGAACTCGCCGACATCGTTTCTTGTTACTCCACTTGTGTCCCGACACATCGGTGCCTGCTTTCACCACAACGTTAAGAGCACTAAATGATGTTTCTAACAGCTATCGATTGGGCATCACGTATCGCATTTCGATCTGGTGTGCTTATTCACAGATAGTGCTCTCATCGTTGCATCCTCGTCTGTTCCGAGGTGTCACACCTGATCGCCACGCTGGTGAAGCGTTTCTGGCTGTCGTACTCGCCTGGCTTGCACATTCCGGCTATCCGCTGGATCTGGATATGTCTTGCAAGGAATCCCCGGACCGCTGCGGCACATGTGCCATATGCCGTACTGCAACTGCTGCCTGTCTTTTCACCACATTAGGCTCGGTGGTATTCTTGGAGTTCTCACACAACCAAGAAGGGTAATGCTCATGATTAACGGATTTGGTCACCTATACTCCGCAACGGAGCAGCACATTGCAAAAATCAGAGAAATCAAAACCATCGGTTTTGTTGACTCTAACGAATTATCCAAAGTAACCAATCGCGCCGTTCAACTATGCGTCCTCGACTTATTGCTTGCTGCACATCGCAATAAGCATGAGACCACGATTAACAAACTCCCCGGCGCTAAAGCTCTCCACCACAAACTTCTTCAGAAATATAACTGGCCACTGTCAGAGATTCGGGCGATGAGCCTTTCAGATGTTTTTATCGCACTTCATGATGAACTATCACTCGAATCTCTTGAGGGTCAAGCTAAAAGCTACTTTTCTACAATGATTGCAGGGAGATACCCAATTACCTTTACTGATTTTATCGATGATGAGTGGGATCCTGATCTGGCCGAAAAACTTCTATTCGACTCTGCGCAGTAGCCT
This region of Enterobacter cancerogenus genomic DNA includes:
- a CDS encoding ECs1072 family phage-associated protein; translation: MINGFGHLYSATEQHIAKIREIKTIGFVDSNELSKVTNRAVQLCVLDLLLAAHRNKHETTINKLPGAKALHHKLLQKYNWPLSEIRAMSLSDVFIALHDELSLESLEGQAKSYFSTMIAGRYPITFTDFIDDEWDPDLAEKLLFDSAQ